NNNNNNNNNNNNNNNNNNNNNNNNNNNNNNNNNNNNNNNNNNNNNNNNNNNNNNNNNNNNNNNNNNNNNNNNNNNNNNNNNNNNNNNNNNNNNNNNNNNNNNNNNNNNNNNNNNNNNNNNNNNNNNNNNNNNNNNNNNNNNNNNNNNNNNNNNNNNNNNNNNNNNNNNNNNNNNNNNNNNNNNNNNNNNNNNNNNNNNNNNNNNNNNNNNNNNNNNNNNNNNNNNNNNNNNNNNNNNNNNNNNNNNNNNNNNNNNNNNNNNNNNNNNNNNNNNNNNNNNNNNNNNNNNNNNNNNNNNNNNNNNNNNNNNNNNNNNNNNNNNNNNNNNNNNNNNNNNNNNNNNNNNNNNNNNNNNNNNNNNNNNNNNNNNNNNNNNNNNNNNNNNNNNNNNNNNNNNNNNNNNNNNNNNNNNNNNNNNNNNNNNNNNNNNNNNNNNNNNNNNNNNNNNNNNNNNNNNNNNNNNNNNNNNNNNNNNNNNNNNNNNNNNNNNNNNNNNNNNNNNNNNNNNNNNNNNNNNNNNNNNNNNNNNNNNNNNNNNNNNNNNNNNNNNNNNNNNNNNNNNNNNNNNNNNNNNNNNNNNNNNNNNNNNNNNNNNNNNNNNNNNNNNNNNNNNNNNNNNNNNNNNNNNNNNNNNNNNNNNNNNNNNNNNNNNNNNNNNNNNNNNNNNNNNNNNNNNNNNNNNNNNNNNNNNNNNNNNNNNNNNNNNNNNNNNNNNNNNNNNNNNNNNNNNNNNNNNNNNNNNNNNNNNNNNNNNNNNNNNNNNNNNNNNNNNNNNNNNNNNNNNNNNNNNNNNNNNNNNNNNNNNNNNNNNNNNNNNNNNNNNNNNNNNNNNNNNNNNNNNNNNNNNNNNNNNNNNNNNNNNNNNNNNNNNNNNNNNNNNNNNNNNNNNNNNNNNNNNNNNNNNNNNNNNNNNNNNNNNNNNNNNNNNNNNNNNNNNNNNNNNNNNNNNNNNNNNNNNNNNNNNNNNNNNNNNNNNNNNNNNNNNNNNNNNNNNNNNNNNNNNNNNNNNNNNNNNNNNNNNNNNNNNNNNNNNNNNNNNNNNNNNNNNNNNNNNNNNNNNNNNNNNNNNNNNNNNNNNNNNNNNNNNNNNNNNNNNNNNNNNNNNNNNNNNNNNNNNNNNNNNNNNNNNNNNNNNNNNNNNNNNNNNNNNNNNNNNNNNNNNNNNNNNNNNNNNNNNNNNNNNNNNNNNNNNNNNNNNNNNNNNNNNNNNNNNNNNNNNNNNNNNNNNNNNNNNNNNNNNNNNNNNNNNNNNNNNNNNNNNNNNNNNNNNNNNNNNNNNNNNNNNNNNNNNNNNNNNNNNNNNNNNNNNNNNNNNNNNNNNNNNNNNNNNNNNNNNNNNNNNNNNNNNNNNNNNNNNNNNNNNNNNNNNNNNNNNNNNNNNNNNNNNNNNNNNNNNNNNNNNNNNNNNNNNNNNNNNNNNNNNNNNNNNNNNNNNNNNNNNNNNNNNNNNNNNNNNNNNNNNNNNNNNNNNNNNNNNNNNNNNNNNNNNNNNNNNNNNNNNNNNNNNNNNNNNNNNNNNNNNNNNNNNNNNNNNNNNNNNNNNNNNNNNNNNNNNNNNNNNNNNNNNNNNNNNNNNNNNNNNNNNNNNNNNNNNNNNNNNNNNNNNNNNNNNNNNNNNNNNNNNNNNNNNNNNNNNNNNNNNNNNNNNNNNNNNNNNNNNNNNNNNNNNNNNNNNNNNNNNNNNNNNNNNNNNNNNNNNNNNNNNNNNNNNNNNNNNNNNNNNNNNNNNNNNNNNNNNNNNNNNNNNNNNNNNNNNNNNNNNNNNNNNNNNNNNNNNNNNNNNNNNNNNNNNNNNNNNNNNNNNNNNNNNNNNNNNNNNNNNNNNNNNNNNNNNNNNNNNNNNNNNNNNNNNNNNNNNNNNNNNNNNNNNNNNNNNNNNNNNNNNNNNNNNNNNNNNNNNNNNNNNNNNNNNNNNNNNNNNNNNNNNNNNNNNNNNNNNNNNNNNNNNNNNNNNNNNNNNNNNNNNNNNNNNNNNNNNNNNNNNNNNNNNNNNNNNNNNNNNNNNNNNNNNNNNNNNNNNNNNNNNNNNNNNNNNNNNNNNNNNNNNNNNNNNNNNNNNNNNNNNNNNNNNNNNNNNNNNNNNNNNNNNNNNNNNNNNNNNNNNNNNNNNNNNNNNNNNNNNNNNNNNNNNNNNNNNNNNNNNNNNNNNNNNNNNNNNNNNNNNNNNNNNNNNNNNNNNNNNNNNNNNNNNNNNNNNNNNNNNNNNNNNNNNNNNNNNNNNNNNNNNNNNNNNNNNNNNNNNNNNNNNNNNNNNNNNNNNNNNNNNNNNNNNNNNNNNNNNNNNNNNNNNNNNNNNNNNNNNNNNNNNNNNNNNNNNNNNNNNNNNNNNNNNNNNNNNNNNNNNNNNNNNNNNNNNNNNNNNNNNNNNNNNNNNNNNNNNNNNNNNNNNNNNNNNNNNNNNNNNNNNNNNNNNNNNNNNNNNNNNNNNNNNNNNNNNNNNNNNNNNNNNNNNNNNNNNNNNNNNNNNNNNNNNNNNNNNNNNNNNNNNNNNNNNNNNNNNNNNNNNNNNNNNNNNNNNNNNNNNNNNNNNNNNNNNNNNNNNNNNNNNNNNNNNNNNNNNNNNNNNNNNNNNNNNNNNNNNNNNNNNNNNNNNNNNNNNNNNNNNNNNNNNNNNNNNNNNNNNNNNNNNNNNNNNNNNNNNNNNNNNNNNNNNNNNNNNNNNNNNNNNNNNNNNNNNNNNNNNNNNNNNNNNNNNNNNNNNNNNNNNNNNNNNNNNNNNNNNNNNNNNNNNNNNNNNNNNNNNNNNNNNNNNNNNNNNNNNNNNNNNNNNNNNNNNNNNNNNNNNNNNNNNNNNNNNNNNNNNNNNNNNNNNNNNNNNNNNNNNNNNNNNNNNNNNNNNNNNNNNNNNNNNNNNNNNNNNNNNNNNNNNNNNNNNNNNNNNNNNNNNNNNNNNNNNNNNNNNNNNNNNNNNNNNNNNNNNNNNNNNNNNNNNNNNNNNNNNNNNNNNNNNNNNNNNNNNNNNNNNNNNNNNNNNNNNNNNNNNNNNNNNNNNNNNNNNNNNNNNNNNNNNNNNNNNNNNNNNNNNNNNNNNNNNNNNNNNNNNNNNNNNNNNNNNNNNNNNNNNNNNNNNNNNNNNNNNNNNNNNNNNNNNNNNNNNNNNNNNNNNNNNNNNNNNNNNNNNNNNNNNNNNNNNNNNNNNNNNNNNNNNNNNNNNNNNNNNNNNNNNNNNNNNNNNNNNNNNNNNNNNNNNNNNNNNNNNNNNNNNNNNNNNNNNNNNNNNNNNNNNNNNNNNNNNNNNNNNNNNNNNNNNNNNNNNNNNNNNNNNNNNNNNNNNNNNNNNNNNNNNNNNNNNNNNNNNNNNNNNNNNNNNNNNNNNNNNNNNNNNNNNNNNNNNNNNNNNNNNNNNNNNNNNNNNNNNNNNNNNNNNNNNNNNNNNNNNNNNNNNNNNNNNNNNNNNNNNNNNNNNNNNNNNNNNNNNNNNNNNNNNNNNNNNNNNNNNNNNNNNNNNNNNNNNNNNNNNNNNNNNNNNNNNNNNNNNNNNNNNNNNNNNNNNNNNNNNNNNNNNNNNNNNNNNNNNNNNNNNNNNNNNNNNNNNNNNNNNNNNNNNNNNNNNNNNNNNNNNNNNNNNNNNNNNNNNNNNNNNNNNNNNNNNNNNNNNNNNNNNNNNNNNNNNNNNNNNNNNNNNNNNNNNNNNNNNNNNNNNNNNNNNNNNNNNNNNNNNNNNNNNNNNNNNNNNNNNNNNNNNNNNNNNNNNNNNNNNNNNNNNNNNNgtgtgtgtgtgtgcgtgtgtgtgtgttatgtatgtatgaacagtgtatatgtgtatgtgcattatatatgtgtgtgtgtgtatatatgtgtgtgtgtgtgtgtgtctctaataAAAAGAGAATGGCATAATAATGCAGCGACACCTTTTTCAAAGATCAACaaacttttaactttaatttctAAAGAATATTCACCACGAGGCTGGAGACCAGACCCAGATGTTTTGACTGTTTCTGTAACACAAAGCAGGACATGAtgaactgttgttatgaagtgTGACCCCCCCGGTCCTCCTGCCGTCCAGGAGGACTGGGGGGTGTCCAGCTGTGAGTGAAAGTGTCTTTTTATTGACGTGTGGAGAAGGTCTTTTGTCCCTGTTAACGGCTGTTTGTCCCCCGCCGCGCTGGACAGGAACCTTCCAGCTGTGGGGTCACTCCATCCAGGTGGACTGGGCCGAGCCGGAGAAAGACGTGGACGAGGAGGTCATGCAGCGCGTCAGAGTCCtttatgtaagtgtgtgtgtgtgtgtgtgtgtgtgtgtgtgtgtgcgtgtgtgtgtgcgtgtgcgtgtgtgatttTCAGACTTCTCAGTCACAGCAAAAACACACCAGGCACATAGTGagatgtctctctttctctctctcttgtctttctgtctgtcgctctttgtctgtctgtctctctttctctctgtctgtctctgtctgtcctctctctctctgtctgtctctctctctctcgttctgtctctgtctctctcactctgtctctctgtctttcctgtctcttgttctctctctctgtctgtctgtctagctctctgtctgtctctgtctgtctcttgttctctctctgtctgtctttctctgtctgtctgtctagctctctgtctgtctctgtctgtctcttgttctctctctgtctgtctctctctgtctgtctgtctagctctctgtctgtctctgtctgtctcttgttctctctctgtctgtctcctctgcTGTCTGGTCCCTAGTCGCGTCGTCTGTCTCAGTCtgtctcttgttctctctctgtctgtctttttctgtctctcattctctctctttctctctctctctgtctgtctgtctagctctctgtctgtctttctctgtcttgttCTCTCTACTTTTGTCGTTTTATTCCAAAGTTTTTGAcacttactttgtgttttttttgtagtttgtgtctctttttacaatatttttttaggcTTTGTCCCCAGTGTTTTGTCTCCTTGTTCGACATTTTCGACCTCCCATATTtcggaagaaaaaaaaaaacaacaacttggaaacgggtcaaatttgaccccaggacaacatgagggttgaaatGTCTTCTTATGAAATGTCTGGGTGAAAAACAAGTTGAACACCGTTGGATTCTGTACTTTCTGTCTTTGACGACGCATCAAAAACCAGctttaaataaacagaaataaaaaaattatttcttttaaatcccAATGCTTACGCCACTAAACACAAACATCGGATCGCGTCTCAGTTTCGTCTCATTCGATGTTTTAAAAATCAGATCGGGGGCCGATAAAGCTGATCGTAACATCCCTAAAACGAGCCTCTCCAGATCAGAACCGAGGGGACGGGTCTGAGGAGTTTTCTACTGTTTAATACAGCTATGGAGTCCATTCATAAACTGAGTCCCGGTGGGACGGTTGTGTCTTCTGTCCCCAAAAAAACCCTCTGAGCCGCAGTGTGAACCCGTCTAAAGCCGGTAACGCTCTCAGAATGAAGGGTGGCCTCTGTCTGAAGACTCGGCAGGATGGTTCATGATCAGACAGGTGGAGAGATGGAAGAGTGgagagtgagaaagagggaGATAAAATAAGGGTAAGCTAGCAGGGGGAGGGGGTTGAGAGACTCGCTGCAGGAGTCATTACTGTGGAGTGCTTTTACACCGAGAGACAGAGATGGTGTCTCAGGGCGCACAAAAAGCCGGAATTAGCGCTTTAGCAAGGGCGGCCACAGATAACAaaggtttgtgtgttgtgtgtgtgtgtgtgtgtgttgtgtgtgtgtggtgtgtggtgttgtggtgttgtgtgtgtgtgtttggtgtgttttgtgtgtgtgtgttgtgtgtgtggtggtgttgtgtgtggtgtgtgtgtgtgtgtgtgtgtaagtttaGACTTCTTCTCACTCACAAGCgcaaatgctctctctctctctctcgctctctcttcttctctctgtgtccgatcatctctctccctctgctgtGTTAAAATcttatcaataaaaaaagtgttgctACATTCCTGTCCGTCGCTACTGCGCTCCCCTCTCTCCGTCATCCTTCCTACATCCCTGTGTGGCTCTCTCcggtctgtctctgtctcccctctcttcctctcccgtCGTGGTGCTACATGCCTGTGTTGCTACATGCCTGTGTGTTGCTATACGACATGCCGTGTGTTGCTACATGCCTGTTTGCTACAACATGCCTGTTGTAGCACATGCCTGTGTTCGACATGCCTGTTGTGCTACAGGCGTGTCTATGCACATGCCATTGTTCTAGCCAGTGTTTTGCTACATGCCAGTGTTGCTACATGGCCACGTGTTGCTACATTCCCTGGTGCTACATGCCGTGTGTTGCTAGGGCTATGCTAGTGTTTGCTACTGCCCTACTGTGTTTCTCTACATGCCGTGTGTGTAGCTGACAGTATGTGCTCCCTCGTTTTTTCTAAACATTCCGGTTGTTGCTACTTGCCTGTGTTGCTAATGCTATTAGTTGCTACAGCGTGTGTTGCTACATGCTGTGTTCTATGTGTTCTACATGCTAGTTTTGCTACATGCCTGTGTTGCTACTGCTACGTGTTGCTACATGCGCCTATGTTGCACTGCTTGCTACATGCAGTGTTGCTACAGTCTGTTTGCTACATCCTGCGTTGCTACTCCGGGTGTTGCTACAATACCAGTGTTGCGCATAGCCTGTGTTGCTACATCCTTGTTGCTACATGCCTAGTGTTGCTCATGTCTGGTTGCTACACTGCCTGTGGTGTACAATGCTAGTGTTTCTACATGCTATGTTGCTACTGCCTGTGTTGCTACATGCTAGTGTTGCTACATCCCTAGCTGGGTTGCTAATGCCGTGTGTTGCTACATGCCGTTGCTCGTACTGTGTTGTTGCCACATCCTGTGTTCGCTACATCCTGGTTGCTACATGCCTAGTGTTGCTACATATCCTGTGTTGCTACAGCCTGTGTTTCTTGCTATCATGTCCTGTGTGCTACATGCTAGTGTGCTACATAGCCGTGTGTTGCTACATGCTAGTGTTGCTACAAGCTCTTGTTTGCTACATGCCTCTGGTTGCTACAGCTAGGGTTGCTATCTTTAGCTTAGTGTGGTGATGCTACAGCCTGTGTTGATACATGCCTGTTTGGCTACATGCCCGTGTAGATTAATGCACTGTGTTGCTACAATGCACTGGCCTGTTGCTACATTCTAGTGTTGCAAGCCTGTGTTGCGACATTGCCGTGTTGCTACTGCGGATGGTCTTTTCTACAAGCTAGTTTGCTACAGGCCTGTTGTTCTACATGCTAAGTTTTTCTACATTCCCGTGTTGCTCAGTGGCCTACATGCGGTGTTGCTACATGCTAGTGTTGCTACAGCGGCGGTTGCTTACCTGCCTTTGTGTTGCTACATACCAGTGTTGCTACATGCCTGTGTTACTACATGCCTGTGTTGCTACATGCTAGTGTTGCTACATGCTAGGGTTGCTACATGCCTGTGTTGCTACATGCTAGTGTTGCTACATGCTAGTGTTActacatgtctgtgtgttgctaCATGCTAGTATTGCTACAAGCCTGTGTGTTGCTACATGCCTGTGTGTTGCTACATGCCTGTGTGTTGCTACATGCCTGTGTGTTGCTACATACCAGTGTTGCTACATGTTGCTACATGCCTGTGTTGCACGTGTAACGCCGTCCCGTCCGTCTGCAGGTGCGTAACCTGATGCTGAGCACCAGCGAAGAGACGCTCCGCCAGGAGTTCTCCCGCTTCAAACCGGGCTCGGTGGAGCGCGTCAAGAAGCTCACGGACTACGCCTTCGTCCACTACCGTTGCCGCGACGACGCCGTCACCGCGCTCAGCCTCATGAACGGCGCGCAGATCGACGGCGCCACCCTCGAGGTGACGCTCGCCAAACCGGCCGGGGTCAAGGAGGGCGGCGTGGCCGGCAGGCGCTACAACAGCCGCGGTTACcttggaaacaacaacaacaacaacggcGGCGGCGgcgagggaggaggaggaggaaacggAGGAGGAGCCGGGGGGAACGGGACGTTTCTCCTGCACCGGAGCGATGGCGGGATGGTGGGCGGGGCCGGGGACGCGTACCCCCCCATGAGGACGCTGCCGCCGCCGCGCCTCAGCAGCCCCTTCTACCCCGGAGCAGGTAGGACCACGAGCCACAGGGGGGGTCCAATCATAAAGGAGTTTGTGTTGTGATAATTAAATTCAAACGCCATTAAATGtatcaaaaataatatcaaaaaataataataataataaggggaaattacaatttacactctttcccctctcattccccctgctcttcctcctgctctggtgtttatcctctcattcctcctgctctagcagttccccctctcattccccctgctctggcgttttccCTCGCCCTCCCCATGCTTCGAGAGTTTCACCTCTCATTCCACCTGATTTTATAGCGTTTTCCCTAATCCTCCTACTCTGGTGTGGCTCCCGTCTCATTCCCTTTTCTGCTCTGCGTTTAACATCGTCATTCCCCCCATGTATACGGCGCCCTTTTTTCCACTATGTTTTATTAGATCTAATTCCCCCTCGCTATCGCGGTTCCAACTTCTCAACTTCCCCAGTCCGCGTTTCCACCTCTCATCCCCCCTACGCTATAAGCGTTTCCTCATTCCCAATAATCTGGTGTTCTCTCCTTGACTCATGACCCCTGCTTCTGGCGTTCTCCCATCTCATTCCTGCCTATGGCTTTTGTCAACCTCTTTACAGCATAGTCTCAGTGTCCACTGCTCCTCGCGTTCCCCTTCATTCCCCCTGCTAGAGCTTTTGCACCTCAATTCACCGTACTCTGGTGTTTTCCCTCTCAGTCCCCCTGCACTCAGCGTTCTTTCCCTTATTGACCCTCTCATTCCCCATGTTGGAGTGTTCCACTCATATTTCCCATGCTCTGGTGTTTCTCCCTCTCGATTCCCCTCTGCTCTAGCGTTCTCACCCTCATGACCGTGCTCTGGCGTTTTCCTATTCATTACCCATGCTCTAGCGTTTCAAATCGACATCTACCCTTGGCTCCTGGCGCCTTTCCGCCATATTACTTCCAGGTCATTAACATTCGCTCTCGCGTTTCCCTATCGTCCAAATGACTCTCGCGTTTACCTCATCATTCCCTGCTATGCGTTCCCTCAATTTCACACTACTCTGGGTTTCTCCCTACAGTTCACTGCTCTAGCGGTTTCCACTCTCAACTTGCCCCTCTCATTACCCCTCTGGCTCACTGCGATGTTTGTTCCCTCTGCATTACCTTCTTCTTGCTTGGTGTTTCTACCCTCGAGGACACGTGACTCTAGCGTTACTCTCGTATTCCCCTGCTCGGGCGTTGGCCCCTTCATTACCCATTGCCCTATGTAGAGTTTTCCTTTCTCTCAGTCCcaccctgctctggcgttttccATAGTATTCAGCTATGTAATTATTACTCACCTTGCTCTCGCGTTTCCATACTTCTCATTCCCCCTCGCCTTTAGCACGTTTATCCAATCGAATGTCCCCTGCCtatattgtttggttttttAACTTATTATTGTAACCAATACTTGGGTGTTTCTCCCATCGCCCATTCCCGATCTAGAGTTTTTCCCATCTCATTGCATCTCTCATTCCACATTTCTCGCGCGCGCCTAGTTTCACTCTCAATTCCCcatgctctggtgtttccctctCAATTCACCCATGCCTATAGAGTTTCTATCCCTCTCATTAACATATCATTCCCCCAACTGAACTCCTTGGCGTTTCACTCTATAATTCCCCAGGCTCTGGACGTTTCAACATTATCATTATTCTTACTATGGTGTTTGTACACTCTTCATCAAATACTTACATGCACAAAACACGCTATATAACCGTacaaggaaaggggaaaagcctaATATGCAGCACTTTTAAATTTGTTGAGTCAGCTTTTCTCTGTGTCGTCGCCACTTAGAAATCCAGATCTATGTATCGTACTTATAGTTGGCAGTCCTCTGTGATGACGCCCATGGAAACATACTCTGAACAATTCAGAAGGGTTCagagtgtgtgctgtgtgggcGCTGTGTACGTGGGCTGGTCAGGGCCCCCTtcccctttgctgtgtgtgatgtgtgtcgTTTGCGTGGGTGTCCGTGccggtgtgtgtggtgtgtgggtgtgtggtgtggtgttcatgtgtgtggtgtgtgtgtgtatgtgtggtgtgtgtgtgtgtgggtgctccggggtgtgtgtgtgtgtgtgctgtgtgtgtgtttttgtgtgtgctgtgtgttgtgtgtgtgtgggtgttgtgtgtcggtgtgtgtgtggttaggtTGTGTGCTTGTGCTGCTTACACCCTCGCtccgtgctgtgtgtgtggtgtttctgttgttgtggtgtggtgtgtgggtttcATTTGTAGTGGCCTGTCCGTGGGTTGttcctccctgtgtgtgtgtgtgtgtgtgtgtgtgttctgactTCAGCGTGTCGTGTGAATGCTTAAATTAAAAGTgtgaaaatctaaaataaagtcGTGGCCGTATAAGTCGATACTTGATATTCTTGCAGTCGCACATGTGAAGCGCCGAAAAATAATCCCAAGAAAAAACCACATGGTGTGTGAACCGCATGGCTCAGACTCCCCGGGCTCGGACCCCCCTGTCTCTGACCCCCTGGGCCTGGACCCATCAGGCTTTGCCCCCTCAGGCTTGGACCCCTCAGGCTCTGACCTCTCGGACTTGGACCCATCAGGCTTTTCCCCCTAGGGCCTGGACCCCCTGGGCCTGGACCCATCAGGCTTTTCTCCCTCGGGCCTGGACCCCCTGGGCCGGGACCCATCAGGCTTTTccccctcgggcttggacccctcgGGCCTTGACCCCCTGGGCCTGGACCCATCAGGCTTTTCTCCCTCGGGCCTGGACCCCCTGGGCCGGGACCCATCAGGCTTTTCCCCCTTGGACTTGGACCCCTCGGGCCTGGACCCCCTGGGCCTGGACCCATCAGGCTTTGCCCCCTAATGATAGACGGACAGCACTGACAGTGATGCGCTACACTGATGTTGAAAGCACCGtttgaattaattaataaattaattaataaattaatgaatgaatgaatgcaacaCGAGCAgaataaattaacatttaatcaCTAAAAGCCACTTTGTCGGCGGCGCTTCAGTTTTTTAGAGAACGCTCGTATTGTGTGTTGACACAAAGGAATCTGCCATGATGACATGTTGAATACTGCTGgtgttgtagtgtgtggtgtgtgtgtgttggtgtgtgtgtgtgtgtgtgggtgttgtgttggggtggtgtgtgtgtgttgtgggtgttggtggtgtgggtgtgtgatgcAGTTTGATTATTGACGAATTAGCAGAGTCTGGATATTATGTTTGTACGTCACGGTTGAGTTACAGCTGGGTCTTTGTTTACGGACGGCTAACACCGAACTATATCGTACGGTGATAgtgggtctctgtgtgtgtgtgttgtgtttgtgtgcgtgtgtgtgtgtgtctctgtcctgTAAATggagtgtgtgtctttgtctgtaagtgtgtggtgtgtgtgtggctgtgtctACCTGTAAGGTGTGTCTGTTCTGgttgtgtgcgtctgtgtgtgtgttgggtgtctCTGCATTGTatgttggtgttgtgtggtgtgtgtgggtgtggtgttgtgtgtgtgggcgttgtgtggtgtttgtgtgtgtctctgtctggtAGAAATGGTTGtctcgtctgtgtgtgtgtgtgtgtgttgtgtggtgttgtggtgtgttgtcgtgtgtctgtgtggtgctCGGTTGAAcataatgttgttttaaaaacctGCTGTTTGTCCtttggatgttgttgttttcttacttGATGTTCCTCGTTGTATTTTTACCACAATGTAAAGCGCTTGTAACGTGCCTATGAATAAGGTGTGTGTACTTTAATGAGCACAaccgtgttgtgtgtgtgtgtgtgtgttgtgggtggtgtgtctgtgttgggggGGGAAAGCGGAGAAAATCTAAAATAAGGTTGTGGTACATGTTGACTACTTTTGTACAGTTGCGGTTTCTTACTGTAACTGTTCTCGTTGGTATTTTTAACCTTACTGAAGTGGGCACTAACCCTGccgggtgtggtgtggtgttgtgtgtggtgtgttgtgtgaggaTCTCATCATCAGAGGACCCGGGACCGGTGTGTGTTCCCCCTGTCTACCCCGTAGCCCCCCCTGTCCGAGCCGCCTGCTGTCCCATGCAGAGAGTAGATCTCCCGGCCGGTGGTCAGTCTGGACTTCTACTGCCGCAAGAACTATGGTTCCCCCTGGCCGAGTATCACCTGTTACTCCACACCTGGACAGGACGGGCAGCTGCTGCTGGTCTAAAGAGGTACACACcgcagacacacccacacacacacacacacacacacacacgacacacaacaatacacacacacaccacacatcatcacacacacacacacgcacacacacgcaaacacaccataaccaaacacaccacacactgcacacacacacactaccccaCACACAACCATGCACGCGCCAAACTGGCACACAACACTGACGCACACACtgaacatcacacacaacacactgaccctacaattatatattatatatatagtatatattatagtatagtactatatatctatatatagattatatatgCTTTAGCAAATGATGCATGATGTTAGTCACAAATATGCAATATGAGTATTTACGCCACACTgacgctgcccccccccccccccaaagcaaCAAATTGCTTTCTAATCAGTGGGAAACACCGTACTGAATATAGGGTTTACCGtagtgtgggtttgtgtgggtgtgtgggagtgtggcgtgtgtgtgtgtgttgtgggggtgtgtgtgtgtgtgtgtggtgtggtgtgtgtggttgtgtgtgtgtgggtgtgtgtgtgtgagtgtgtggggcgtgtgtgggtgtgtggcaGGGTGATTCCCGTCAAAACGGTCGAGCACTACATCCCAGACACGCTGTGTGTGTTGCTGGATGATGCCAAAGAGCTCGCGGCACAGACGACCCTCTGGAACGggtactacacacacacacaccacacacacaacacaccacacacacacacacacacacacccaacacaccacacacacacaccacacaccgcACGCCCCAAGAGAGCCCACAGGACCCAACACTCCCAAGATACATCCGCTTGTGAACAAAAAGACATACGTTCTGCTCTATAACAGGGTTCTGAGAGACACGCACCTTCAAACgcagggagacacacacacacacacacacacacacacacacacacacacactgctgacgCTGTGTACTTATTTGTGTTCTTAACAGTTTTAGTTTCTAGTTTTTAGTTATTCAACTTCTAGACgacgtgtttttatttttagtttgagCCAAAACCTCAGTTGT
The Etheostoma spectabile isolate EspeVRDwgs_2016 chromosome 6, UIUC_Espe_1.0, whole genome shotgun sequence genome window above contains:
- the rbm46 gene encoding putative RNA-binding protein 46 (The sequence of the model RefSeq protein was modified relative to this genomic sequence to represent the inferred CDS: added 287 bases not found in genome assembly) — translated: MAADRHDGGRDSDGSVDRDSGKISPLGGEDDFKVSCAKEMALLALMEKTGYNMMQENGQRKYGGPPPGWEGPAPPRGCEVFVGKIPRDMYEDELVPLFERAGRIYEFRLMMEFSGENRGYAFVMYTNREAAQRAIQMLDNYEIRPGKFIGVCVSLDNCRLFIGSIPKDKRKDEIMDKMTKVTDGVVDVIVYPSSTDKSRNRGFAFVEYESHKAAAMARRRLIPGTFQLWGHSIQVDWAEPEKDVDEEVMQRVRVLYVRNLMLSTSEETLRQEFSRFKPGSVERVKKLTDYAFVHYRCRDDAVTALSLMNGAQIDGATLEVTLAKPAGVKEGGVAGRRYNSRGYLGNNNNNNGGGGEGGGGGNGGGAGGNGTFLLHRSDGGMVGGAGDAYPPMRTLPPPRLSSPFYPGAEDPGPVCVPPVYPVAPPVRAACCPMQRVDLPAGGQSGLLLPQELWFPLAEYHLLLHTWTGRAAAAGLKRVIPVKTVEHYIPDTLCVLLDDAKELAAQTTLWNGLVLPGRVLL